Proteins encoded in a region of the Trichoplusia ni isolate ovarian cell line Hi5 chromosome 20 unlocalized genomic scaffold, tn1 tig00001154_group19, whole genome shotgun sequence genome:
- the LOC113506579 gene encoding uncharacterized protein LOC113506579 has translation MCWAEKCCYFIPANIGCVVLGVCSFFLSSLLLATSITVYVVEIGKEHAGLVKKPLISEILVIDLNVSSVRIILWTLIIIAVMWMVFSGLLVVGIVKNIASFVLCYFAFSIFMIILCQLCGLLVLLANNWKLSIILFAASAIYIHFIVVVHTVYDLMVSFHCRDQDEELLADCFDEDNISRTLP, from the exons ATGTGTTGGGCagaaaaatgttgttattttataccTGCGAATATAGGGTGTGTGGTTTTAGGAGTCTGCAGCttt TTCCTATCATCATTACTGCTAGCTACCTCTATAACAGTTTACGTGGTGGAAATAGGCAAGGAGCATGCTGGGCTGGTGAAGAAGCCTCTTATATCTGAGATATTGGTGATAGACCTGAACGTGTCCTCGGTCAGGATCATACTGTGGACCCTGATTATCATTGCTGTTATGTGGATGGTCTTCTCGGGTTTACTGGTCGTTGGCATCGTAAAG AACATTGCCAGTTTCGTGTTGTGTTACTTCGCTTTCTCCATCTTTATGATCATCTTATGCCAGTTGTGTGGTCTCCTTGTGCTGCTGGCTAACAACTGGAAGCTATCCATAATATTGTTTGCGGCTTCCG cGATATACATCCATTTCATAGTTGTCGTCCACACGGTTTACGACCTTATGGTTAGTTTCCATTGCCGAGATCAAGACGAGGAACTGCTAGCTGACTGCTTTGACGAAGATAATATAAGTAGGACCTTACCTtag